Within Treponema primitia ZAS-1, the genomic segment ACCGGAGTTCTTGGTTCCCTAGGGGGAGCCTTTTTGAAGGGGAGAAAGATGGGTTTTAACTTAACCAATGTAGATTACCAGGAATTTTTGGAAAAGAAAGAATATATTGGCAATGCCCGGATCAGGCCCGATGACATGAATATTTTTGAATGGCTGTCTGTGGCAGATGCTGATATGAAGAAAACTCCGGAGGGGCAGCAGCTTATCGCCGCCTTACAATCCGTTGATGACTAAAGCAAGCAGACACATGCATTGTTTGGCAGCCTTGGCTTGGTATAGATCCTTCCAGCTTCCCACTATGAGCAGGAAGTATGAGCAAAACCCCAAAATTCAGGAGATTCCAAGATGTGTCAGGAGGATTCTGGTACCGGATGTTGACAAAAAAAGAGAGTTTTCCTATAGTAAAAATGTATTATTTTCCTTAATTGGATGCTAGTGACACAGAGTGGACTAAAACTCTGGATCTGCTCGTGGGGGTTCGAATCCTCCCTGGGGAAGATATTTTACTTTAAACCAAATTGAGGATTCGAACCCGGAGCACCCGCCGACCAACGGGAGGAAAAGCCGCCAGGATGGCGGCGTAAGGGTGTGGAGGCGCCTGTAGGGAAGCAACAGGATGTTGCTGACCGGAAGGTCGAATCCTCCCTGGGGAAATTAGTAAGTCATTATAGGGTAAAGAGTTATATTAAGAACCTCTGGAACGTATTCAATTTCTTTTCTGCTGTACCCACTGGCTGGACGTAGTGTTCTGCGTACCCTATAACATTTCCTGGTAGGCCTTGTAATAGGCTTCCCGGCGGTAATTGTTCAGGGCGTCCGTAATTTGAGAGCGTATCTCCGGATCTTTCAGGGCTTCCACCGCCTCAGTGCTGTACCGGTCTCCGGCCAGTTCTATGAGTTCATTCATGATAAAGTCCGCAGTACGGTTGATTTGATAGCTCCGGCCTATGGTATCCGTGGCGGCGTCAATACAATCCGCTATGGTGCAAATATCGATCATAAACTGGTAGGGGGAAGTGGTGTTGTCAAAATCAGGGGGATAGCCCCGCTTGCCGTTATGGTCCTTATGATGACCCCGCACTACATCGGGGATGCTGCCGTAGATTTCCTTGTCAAGGAACTTAAAGCCCCCGCCGGGATGCCGCTTTATCATGCCGAACTCATTGTCCGTCAGACGGCGGGAGGTAACCGAGACTGCCTGTATGTAGGATATCTTGCCGACATCGTGGGCCATGCCGGCCAGGTTTGCCTCTTCCAGTATTTCTTCTTCCAGGGCGACAACCTCCTCGGCGGTTTTTGCCCCCCGCATATTGATGAGCTTTGCCGGATCGTGGTCGATGAAGTACTTGGTGATCAGGGTTATCATCCTGGCGACCATCATGGAATGGACATAGGTGGGCAGGTGGTTGTGGGTGGTGGTTTTGAGGATCAGGTCGATATACTCCCGGCGGTTTTGTATATCCAGGGCGTTATCCATGACACACTGGAGTTCATCCCCCATGGCTTCAATCACACTGAGGTCCACCAGGGAAATACCCCGCAGGAATTTAAACAGGGCCAGCGCTACCCCCGGGAGCTCCTCATGGCTGCTGGAAATTCTGTTCAGGTACCGGGCAAGGAGGGCGCTGCAGGTTATCACCACGTTGATCCGGTTATTGGTGACTACAAAATCCCGGGGAGGGTCCTGCCACTCAAATTGAACTGCCAGGCAGTCACGGAGTATGTCGAGGTATTGTTCCATGGTGATATGGCCGGTGTGGAAGGCGGAAACGGCGTAGCAGGCTATGGTCATGCCGTTTTCTTTTTCTGTTTTTTTAGTCTCCTCCCCTATAACAGCCCTCCGCTTTTCCCGGTCCGAACCATGCAGTATCCCCAGCTCCCGGCTGTCAAAACCCTGAACCAGGACCTGGTAATTTCGTTCCGCCAGATCTTCGTCTATGGGTTTGCCGACCCCGAACTCCAAATGGCTTCCAACCCAACCCTGCAGCTTATAGACCTTATTCGTCAATTCGTCCCAGGGAAAATCCGGGTCCAGACTGCGCACATCCTGCCGGGCATAGAACAAAACGGCCTTATCCACGGTGTCAAAAAACTCCCGGTATGATCCGTAATTGAACAAACAGGCTGTCAGGCCGCGGTAGGCCGCAACGGCGTAATACCGGGTTTTTTTATCTTTTATAGAAACATAGTCCCCGGCTAAATCCAATACCCGGTGCATGGCTTCGATAGCCTCGGCGGTGAACATAATGCCGTTCAGGTAATGACAGATTTCCCCAATTATGTACTGGCATTGCAGCTCCCGCTCGATCTTTCCTGTAGCCTGGGCATTTACAGCCAGGGCCTTGAAGAGCTCCAGGGCCAGAAACTGATCCACGCTTTTACCCTCATCTCCCAAATAGGGAACCGAATAGAGCCGGCAGGCAAATGCAAAAAGCTCATCCGCCTCGGCTTCCGCAAGGGCGGCGGGATCGGCGAATACCGGTTTAAGATTTTCGTCAATAAAGGTGTTATTTTCAACCATGATGATACGGCATTTTCCCGTCCGTTCGATCATGGTCTTAATTATTTCGTCCGCGTTTAGTCCCCTGGGCAATTTTTCATTGGTCAGGCGGGTATAGGTTTCTGCGTTTTCAATAAAATGATCCTGAATTTCTTTGTGTATCAATCTAAGGTTCTCCCCTATATCCTGAATATATCACAGAAAAAACCAATTTTACAGATTTTCAACCAACTATATCAGCCCCGGAGTTAATTTGTCAACGCGCGCCGGTATGCAAAATTAAAATCCCCCTTGCACAAGCGCCCCTCGGGTGTTACCGTAATGACTAATCCTGAAATGTGAGGCAATGTAAATGGCCGGATATTTCATTAAGCGAATCTTACTTGCCTTGGCAACCCTGCTTCTGGTGATATGCCTGACCTTTATTCTGATGAATACCGTCCCCGGGGGGCCGTTTCTGGGAGAAAAGGCTATTTCGGCCCGAGTTTTGGCGGAACTTGAGGCGAAATACGGCCTGGATAAGCCACTTCCGGTACAGTTAAAGAACTATGTCCTCGGCCTCCTCCGGGGGGACATGGGGGTTTCCTTAAAAATGCAGAAAAATAGGCCGGTCCGGATCATTATTGGGGAGATGTTTCCTGTTTCGGCGAAGATTGGGGCCATTGCCCTGCTCTGGGCGACCATTGTGGGGATTAGCCTGGGGTGCTTAGCGGCGTATACCCGGGGAAGGTGGGAGGACAGCCTGCTCCAGGTTGTTACCACCCTGGGGGTGGCCTTCCCGGTCTTTGTCAGCGCCACGGCGCTGCTGGTTCTCTTTGCCGGGGGGGTGTTTCATGTTTTCCCAAGCTCCGGTATTAGCCGGGGGCCTATCAGCTATGTGCTTCCCTGTTTTACCCTGGGGCTCACCCCCATGTGCTCCATTGCCCGGTATACCCGGTCTTCTATGCTGGATGTGCTTAATAAGGAATACATTAAGACCGTCCGGGCTTACGGGCACCCGGTTTCGCACCTGATCTTCAAACACGCCCTCAGGAATGCCCTGATCCCGGTGGTTACCTACATGGGCCCCCTCATCGCGGCGGTGCTGACCGGCACCTTTGTGGTGGAGAGCGTCTTTAACATCCCTGGTCTGGGTCGTTACTTTATCCAGAGCATACAAAACCGGGACTACCCGCTGATCATGGGAACCACCATCTTCTTTGCCGCCCTGGTTATCCTGATGAGCGTCCTGGTTGACCTGATCTACAAGATCATCGATCCCCGGATCCAGTTTTCCAACGAGGCCGGCTGATGGAAGCCCTGGACTTTACCCCTGCCACCAGGGAAGAAAAGGAAGCCTTTACCCCCCAGCATAAAAGCGTTTCCTACTGGGAGGATGCCTGGAGGCGGTTGAAGAAGAACCATGTCGCCATGGTTTCCCTTGGGGTTATCATCTTCCTCATAGTTTTCGCCTATGCCGGGCCTCTTTTCGTGGCCTATACCTACGATGAGCAGGTGCGGGGCAGTGAAAACCTGGCGCCCCTCGCCAATTCTCCCCTTGAACTGGAAAAGATTGCAAAGGGCGAAGGGGTCTTTCCCCACGTCTTCGGGACCGATACCCTGGGCAGGGATATTTTTGTCAGGGTTATGTTCGGAACCCGGGTGTCCATGCTCATTGGGGTTATGGCGGCGATACTGACCCTGCTTATCGGGGTGGTCTACGGATCAATCTCGGGCTTCATAGGGGGGCGGACGGATCTGGTGATGATGCGTATCGTGGACATCATCTATTCGGTTCCCGATGTGCTCGTCGTATTACTGCTGGCAGTAACCCTGAAGCCCCTGCTCAGTTCCTTCGCGGACGCTAACCAGACTAACCTTATGGGGCGCCTGGTCATTTCCCTGGGGCCCAGCATTATCGCTATTTTTATCGCCTTTGCCCTGCTGTACTGGACCACCCTGGCCCGGATAGTCCGGGGGCAGATACTCCAGCTCAAACAGCAGGAGTACGTCATCGCCGCGGTTGCCCTGGGGGCGCGGGATTCGCGGATCATCCTGAAGCATCTGCTTCCCAACTGCGTAGGTTCCCTGGTGGCAGCCACCTGCCTTCAGATACCCATCGCCATCTTCCTGGAATCCTTCCTTTCCTTCCTGGGCCTCGGGGTAAACGCCCCCATGACCAGCCTGGGATCCCTTTCAGCGGACGCCCTGGGGGGAATGTACACCTATACGTACCGGCTTATCATTCCGGCACTGATACTGTGCCTTTTGATCCTCTCCTTTAATCTTTTTGGCGACGGACTGCGGGATGCCTTGGATCCCCGGCTCAAGAAATAGGGGGGGCGGTATGGTGGAAGATACCTTGCTTGATGTCCATGATTTACAGGTTTCCTTCTTTACCCCCGTGGGGGAGGTGAAGGCCGTGGGGGGCATAAGCTATATCCTCAAATACGGTGAGGTCATGGGCATTGTGGGCGAATCCGGATCCGGCAAAAGCGTGGAGGCCTATTCGATTCTGGGCATCCTGGATTCCCCGGGAAAGGTCGTGGGCGGGTCCATCAATTTCGAAGGCCGGGACCTGTTGGGCTATTCGGCGAAGGAAATGGAGACGATCCGGGGCAACCGGATGAGCATGATCTTCCAGAACCCCATGGAAAGCCTTAACCCGGTGTATACCATCGGAAACCAGTTGATAGATGTACTGCGTATCCACTCGGCGGATACGGCAAAGGGAACGGCGAAAATTTCCGTCCAGGCCGCACGGGAACGGGCCATTGAGATGCTCCGCCTGGTGGGCATTACCCACCCAGAACAGCGGATGGGCCAGTACCCCTACGAACTTTCCGGGGGTATGCGCCAGCGGGTGATGATCGCCATGGCCCTGCTCTGCGAGCCCCAGCTGCTCATCGCCGACGAGCCGACTACCGCCCTGGACGTTACCATCCAGGCCCAGATACTGGAGCTGATGAAGGACATCAAGGAAAAAACCCGGATGGCCGTGATCTTCATCACCCACAACCTGGCGGTGATCGCCGAAATCTGTGACACCGTTCTGGTGATGTACGGCGGGCATATCGCCGAGCAGGGCACGGTGGAGGATATCTTCTACGCCCCCGCCCACCCCTATACCAGGGGCCTCCTCAGGTCCATGCCCCGCATCGATGCGGAGGAGGCCACGCGGCTGATCCCCATTGAGGGGACCCCCATCAATATGCTGGATCCGAACCCGGGCTGCCCCTTTGCGCCCCGCTGTGAAAGCTGTATGCGTATCTGTATCCAGCAGCTGCCTCCGGAGACAGTACTTGATTCCCCGCCCGGTTCACCGCCCCTGCGGGAACACCGGGTCGCCTGCTGGCTGCCAATCCAGGAGCGATCCCTGCAAGGGCAGAAGGAGCCGCAACCATGACCCGGCTTATAGAACTGGAAAACCTGAAAAAGCGGTTCCGCGTCAAAGAAGCCTGGGGCAAAGTCCGGTACATTCACGCCGTGGAAAACGTGCCCCTGTATATTGACCAGGGGGAAACCTTAGGCCTGGTGGGAGAATCGGGCTGCGGCAAGACCACCCTGGGGCGGACCATCCTGCGGCTCCACGAACCAAGCTCGGGGAAAATCTTCTTCCGGGGCCAGGACATTACCCATGCGGATATGCTTCCTTATAGAAGGAAGATGCAGATCATCTTTCAGGACCCCTCATCCTCTCTCAATCCCCGGATGACCGTGGGTGAAATTGTGGGGGAACCGATCGACATCCACCACCTGGCAGCTTCCAAGGCAGAGCGGAAGGATCGGATCAACTACCTCCTCTCCCGGGTGGGCCTGAACAGCGAGCACGCCAACCGCTATCCCCACGAATTTTCCGGCGGCCAGCAGCAGCGGATCGGCATAGCCCGTGCCCTGGCGGTGGAGCCCGAGTTTATTGTCTGCGACGAGCCCGTATCCGCCCTGGACGTGTCCATCCAGTCCCAGATTGTGAACATGCTTGAGGATATGCAGCGGGAACTGGGACTGACCTACCTCTTTATCGCCCACGACATATCGGTGGTGCGCCACATTTCCCGGCGCATCGCCGTGATGTACCTGGGCAACCTGGTAGAGCTGGCGGACAGCAATGAGCTGTACAAAAACCCCCTGCACCCCTACACCAAAACCCTGCTCCAGGCGGTTCCCATACCGGACCCGCGGATCACCCGTTCCCGGCAGCGGATCATCCTGAACGGGGAAATCCCGAGCCCCATGGACCTCCCCCCGGGCTGCCGGTTCAGTACCCTCTGCCCCAACGCCATGAAACGCTGCTCCGAAACAGCGCCCGTGTTGACCGAAGCTGCCCCGGGACACCAGGCCGCCTGCCACCTGTTCGCTTAAACCGCCCGGCTGTTCGGCTTTATAGGCGGCCATTCATTCCATAAACCTAATTTGGGAATTAATTCTGGAAGTCTGGCCGCTGGCCGGCTTGTCCGGGCGGAAATTGGGAAGTATACTTAATCCAGAAAAGCAGACGGAGGAGATACATGGAATTACAATACACCTACTGGCAAGAAGATGATGGGTGGTATATCGGATACTTTGACAATTTTCCCGATCACCCAACCCAGGGACAGACGATTGAAGAACTGGAACTCATGCTCAAGGACTTATACGATTGTTTGGAACTCTCCAAATATCACAAAGCAAAATTATTTATTGCATGAAAAGGGTGGATTTAATTAAAGTCATTACCAATAATGGCGCTGTATTTGTCCGCCATGGAGGCGGTCATGACGTTTATAAGCAGCCCAAAACCGGGAAACAGGATGCTATTCCCCGGCACACGGAAATCAAAGAATACGTAGCCAAAAGCATCATCAAGAATTTGTCCTAAGGCGAGCCGGCAGCCCCCTCCTCCCCAAACGGCGCCTTCGGTTTCCAGTCACCGTTGCGCTACTTCGGTGTTCAGTATCTTTATTCATTTGGAATATTCTGATACTATTCTCTTAGCTTTCTAAAATCCAATAAAGAAGCATATTTATTTTTCAAGGAGGTATTTTTATGAAAAAAAATAGTATACTGCCGGTTCTGTTGGTTCTGGTAACGGCCTTGGTTGTTACCGGCTGCGGCGGCAAAAAACCGGCTGCTGCGGCCGGTGGGACCCAAATGACCATCGTGGTCGGGTCCGAACCGAACACCATCGATCCTGCGCTGAATTCAGCGGTAGACGGGGCTATCTATCTGGTGCAGAGCTTTGAAGGGCTCTACAAGTATGAAGATAACGGGAAGGGCAACGCCGCCCTGGTCCCCGGCCAGGCCGAAAGCGCGCCGGAGAAAACGGTAAACCCCGACGGGTCCGTTACTTACCTGTTTAAGCTGCGGAACAACCTGAAGTGGTCCGATGGTCAGGCCTTTACCGCCAAGGACTTTGTCTACGGCTGGCAGCGCCTGGTGGACCCCGATACCGCTGCGGACTATAACTACATGATTGATATGGTTAAAAACGCCAACGAGATAATGGAAGGGGAGCTTGATAAAAGCCAGCTGGGCATCCGGGCAATCGACGACCGGACCCTGGAAATTATCCTGACCTATGACTGCCCCTATTTCTTTGAAATCGCCGCCTTCCCCGCGGCCTTCCCGGTCCGGGCCGATGTTATTGCAAAAGCGGCGGATCAGTGGACCTTCAGTCCCGCTACCTACATTGGAAACGGTCCCTACCGCCTGAAGGAATGGGTCCACAACAGTTATCTTCTCTACGAAAAAAACCCCAACTATTACGAACCGGTCATCGGCCCGGACACCCTCCGCTTTGCCCTGATGGACGATGATAACGCCATACTGTCAGGTTTCCGCAGCGGGGACATTGACTTTGCGGAGAATCCGCCGGTGGACGAAATCCCCACCCTGCTTTCTTCGGGCGATTTATCCGTGGCGGATTATCTGGGTACCTATTTTGTTACCTTTAACAACCAGAAGGCGCCCTTTAACGATGCCCGGGTTAGGAGGGCCTTCTCCCTGGCCATCGACCGGAACTATCTGGTCGACCAGATCAGCCGTACCGGAGAAAAACCCGCCGCCGGCTTCGTTCCCTCGGGCATTTCCGACGCCGCCGGTCCCGGAAGCGATTTCCGCGAAGTTGGCAAGGACTATTACAGCATAAATTCTGCGGATTACAACAGTAATAGTGCGGAGGCGAAACGGCTCCTGGCGGAAGCGGGGTATCCCGAAGGCAGGGGGTTCCCGGTGGTGGAATACCTTTACAACACCAGCGACCAGCACCGCGCCATTGGCGAAGCCATGCAGAATATGTGGCGTACCGTTCTGGGGGTCAACGTAACCTTAAGCAATCAGGATTGGGCGGTCTTCATTGATAACCGCAAGCTCGGTAACTATATCTTTGCCCGGCACGGCTGGATCGCGGATTACAACGACCCCATCTCCTTCCTGGACTTATTTGTCACCGGGGGCGGCAACAACGATCCCCAGTATTCAAACTCCCGGTACGACGCGCTTGTAGCCGCCGCCAAGGCTACATCGGTTCCCGAGGAACGGTTTCGCTTTATGCACCAGGCGGAGGACATCTTCATGAAGGAAGACGCCGCGGTTGCGCCGATCTATTTCTACACCCAGCCCTACCTGTCAAAGCCCGGTATCAAGGGTCTGTATTACACCCCCCTGGGATTCTTCTTCTATAAAAACGTGACGGGTCTATAAGCTTCTGAATCTTTTTGGGAAATATGAGGTAAGTCCTTGTAATACAAAGACTTACCTCATTCTTTTAAAATAAGCTATACATTAAGGCTCTTTACCCATGCGGCCAAATCATCCTTAGAGGGCTTGCCGTTGAGCAATTTGCCTTCTTTCCAGAGAGCGGCGCCGGAAACGGAAGTTTGCAGCTTTTCTTTCGTCTTGCCCAATCCGCTGCTGCCGGATGTTGCAAAGGGCACAATCGTCTTTCCTGAAAAATCATAGCTTTCCAAAAACGTGTTAATGATGGTTGGGGCCACATACCACCAAATTGGGAAGCCCACAAATACAACATCATATGCCGCAATATTGGCATTTTTATCCGCAAGCGCCGGGCGGGATGATGGGCCTTTCATTTCTATCGAACTGCGGGACTGACTGTCCTTCCAGTCCAAATCGGCCTTGGTATAGGGTACTTCCGGCTTGATTTCATACAGGTCGGCGCCCGCCGCCTCCGCCAGTTTCTTGGCAAGTTCGGATGTAACCCCGCTTGCTGAAAAATACGCGACTAATTTTTTGCCCATACTTCACACTCCTTATTATTGCGGACTTGCCCGGCTACTTTGAGGACTTATACTTCCCGCTGGCGATTCCGTCATCCACATACCGGAGCCGCCGGGAAAGATCCCGGGCCAGGTTCATCAGCATAAGGGAAAAGGCTTTGATATCCAGCTTGTAAATGCTCCGCAGGGCCCGGTTGGAGATGGACATAACCCGGGTGGGAGTCAGGGCTTTGATGGTGGCCGCCGAGGGCATCACGTCAAGGACTTCCATCTCCCCAAAGGCGTCCCCCTCTTTAAATTCAAAGAGGACGATGCCGGTCTTCTCCGCCGCTACCCGGCCTTCCAGGATAAAGCGGATCTTATCATTGGGCTCACCCTCAACGATGATAGCATCTCCGGGCGCATAGTCTTCCTGTTCCATTAGAGGCATGATCTGGTCGATCTGGTCCTCTAAAAGACCGCCGAACAGTGAATATTTCTGCAAGGATGAAGGACTCACCATAGACTACCCCCTTTACACATTGAATTTGAAAAACATCACATCCCCATCACGGACGATATATTCCTTCCCTTCGATGCGGTACTTCCCGGCTTCTTTGATCTTCGCCTCAGTACCGTACTTAACAATATCTTCATACGAATATACTTCTGCTTTGATAAATCCCTTTTCAAAATCGGTGTGAATAACCCCCGCAGCCTTGGGGGCAGTATCCCCGATATGCACGGTCCAGGCCCGGCACTCATCCGTCCCGGCGGTAAAAAAGGTCTGGAGCCCCAAGAGCCGGTACGCCGCATGAACCAGGGCGCCCAGGCCGGATTCCGTGAGCCCCAGCTCTTCCAGAAAGGCGAGTTTGTCAGCCGGGTCATCGATGTCCGCCAGTTCCGCTTCGAACTTCCCGCAGATGATCACCGCCTCGGAATTTTCAGCGGCGGCCCGGGCCTTTACCCTATCGATGTAGTTGTTGCCGCCCTTACCCGCCGAAATAGCCTTCATCGTTTCCTCGTCCACGTTACAGACGTAGAGCTGGGGTTTGGCGGAAATAAAGTGACAGTCGTAGACCGCAGCCCGCTCATCGTCGCTCAGGTCCGCCTGCCGGGCGGGTTTTCCCGCTTCCAGCAGGGGGCCGATTTTGTCCAGGGCGGACAGAACCGTCTCGGCGCTTTTCTGTTCCCCCTTCGCCTGCACCTTGAGGGACCGTTCCGCCCGCTCCCGGCGTTTGGCAAGGGTCTCAAGATCCGCCAGGGCCAGTTCGACGTTTATGGTTTCCATATCGGAATCGGGGTCTACCTTATTGGACACATGGATGATATCGGGGTCGTCAAAACAGCGGACCACCTGGGCTATCACCCCCACCTCCCGGATATGGGACAGAAACTGGTTCCCCAGCCCCTCACCCTTGGAGGCGCCCTTCACCAGACCGGCAATATCCACAAACTCCACCGCCGCCGGGATGATCCGTTCAGGCTTAAACAGGGCGGAAAGCTCGGAAAGCCGGGGATCCGGTACGTCGACGATCCCCACGTTGGGATTAATGGTGCAGAAGGGATAATTCGCCGCTTCCGCCGGCGCCGAGCTCAGGGCTGAAAAGATAGTAGACTTTCCCACATTGGGAAGCCCCACGATGCCGCAGTTAAGTGCCATACTTCCTATTGTACGGGACCCTTAGCCTAGGGTCAACACTTAAATACTTTTGTCCCGATTGTTCCTTTATTGCATTTTGTTGATTTTTACTTCAACCAGTGATAATATATAAACAATGATAAGAACATCGAAGGCTTTTACAATTGAAATTGACGATACGAACGCGGCGGTTGGCGATATACTTTCTCAGCTTGATTTGGATCACCTGAGTAAGCATTCTGTCGGCATTATTACCTGTTTCCCCGATTTTATCAGTTCCGGGGTAATCGCCGCTTTGGCGGAGAAGCTGCCCTTCCCCTTGGCAGGAACCACCACCCTGGCGGGTTCGACCAACGGCGCCATGGGCGAAATGCTTCTCATCCTTACGGTACTCACCAGCGATGATGTGGAATTCAGCGTCGGCCTGACCGGGCCTATTAGCGGCGAGGATGAAAAGCCCCTGCGCCAGGCCTGGGAAAAGGCTGTGGCCGGACGGGCGGAAAAACCTGCCTTAATGCTGAGTTTTGCCCCCCTGCTGCTCAATGTGTCGGGGGACTTTTTTGTGGAGGCATGGTCCGCCATTACGGACAATGTGCCTAACTTCGGTACCTTAGCGGTGGATAACAACCCCGATTACCATGAAGCCCAGACCATTTACGGCGGTCTGGCGTACCGGGATCGGTATGTGTTTATCCTCTGTTACGGAAAGCTTGATCCCCACTTTTTTGTCGGCGGCATTTCCGAGTCGAAGGCCTTTCGGGATAAGGGTGTGGTCACCGCATCAAAGGGCAACCTTTTAAGCGGCGTCAACGGCGTTTCCGTGGCGGCCTATTTGAAGGGCCTGGGGCTTGAAACCGACGAGAAGGGCGATATAACCGGGATCAATTCCTTTCCTTTTATTCTGAATTATAACGATGGGACCCGGCCTATTATCCGGGTAATGTTCGCCATTGCTCCCGACGGTTCGGCGGTCTGCGGCGGCTATGTCCCCGAGGGAGCTACGCTGATGGTGGGCGCCATTACTGCCGAGGAAGTACTTACCACCACCGAGGCGGTGCTGAAAGAGGCCCTTGCTTCCGGAAAGGAACGATCCTGGCTGATGTTCAGCTGTGTAGGCCGTTTCTTTGCCCAGGGCTTCAATACCACTGCGGAGATGGAGAAGGTAGAATCCGTACTCGGCGCCACATCCTTCCACCTTGCCTATTCCGGGACGGAACTCTGCCCGGTTTACGGAAAGAACGGAGCCTTAACCAACCGCAGCCATAACGATACCATGGTGATCTGTGTCCTCTGAACTGGAACAGGCTCAGCTGCAAATACGGAAACTTGAGAGGGAGCTCAAGCAGGCCAATACTATTATTGAGCGCAATAAAATAGTAGCCGCAGCCAAGGATAATTTAAGTAAGATAATTTCGGACAGTAAATCGGAGCTGGAAAAATACATGAACCTGCTCCTGGAGAATTGTCCTGATATTATTATTCTCTTTGATCGGGACGGAAAAATTGTTTACTGTACCGATATTTTTCTCAAGGCCATCCGTGTTCCCGCCTTCGCCATGATCCAGGGAATGCACTATGAGGATCTGCTGAAGGAATATA encodes:
- a CDS encoding flavodoxin encodes the protein MGKKLVAYFSASGVTSELAKKLAEAAGADLYEIKPEVPYTKADLDWKDSQSRSSIEMKGPSSRPALADKNANIAAYDVVFVGFPIWWYVAPTIINTFLESYDFSGKTIVPFATSGSSGLGKTKEKLQTSVSGAALWKEGKLLNGKPSKDDLAAWVKSLNV
- a CDS encoding cyclic nucleotide-binding domain-containing protein — translated: MVSPSSLQKYSLFGGLLEDQIDQIMPLMEQEDYAPGDAIIVEGEPNDKIRFILEGRVAAEKTGIVLFEFKEGDAFGEMEVLDVMPSAATIKALTPTRVMSISNRALRSIYKLDIKAFSLMLMNLARDLSRRLRYVDDGIASGKYKSSK
- the ychF gene encoding redox-regulated ATPase YchF; translated protein: MALNCGIVGLPNVGKSTIFSALSSAPAEAANYPFCTINPNVGIVDVPDPRLSELSALFKPERIIPAAVEFVDIAGLVKGASKGEGLGNQFLSHIREVGVIAQVVRCFDDPDIIHVSNKVDPDSDMETINVELALADLETLAKRRERAERSLKVQAKGEQKSAETVLSALDKIGPLLEAGKPARQADLSDDERAAVYDCHFISAKPQLYVCNVDEETMKAISAGKGGNNYIDRVKARAAAENSEAVIICGKFEAELADIDDPADKLAFLEELGLTESGLGALVHAAYRLLGLQTFFTAGTDECRAWTVHIGDTAPKAAGVIHTDFEKGFIKAEVYSYEDIVKYGTEAKIKEAGKYRIEGKEYIVRDGDVMFFKFNV
- a CDS encoding FIST N-terminal domain-containing protein encodes the protein MIRTSKAFTIEIDDTNAAVGDILSQLDLDHLSKHSVGIITCFPDFISSGVIAALAEKLPFPLAGTTTLAGSTNGAMGEMLLILTVLTSDDVEFSVGLTGPISGEDEKPLRQAWEKAVAGRAEKPALMLSFAPLLLNVSGDFFVEAWSAITDNVPNFGTLAVDNNPDYHEAQTIYGGLAYRDRYVFILCYGKLDPHFFVGGISESKAFRDKGVVTASKGNLLSGVNGVSVAAYLKGLGLETDEKGDITGINSFPFILNYNDGTRPIIRVMFAIAPDGSAVCGGYVPEGATLMVGAITAEEVLTTTEAVLKEALASGKERSWLMFSCVGRFFAQGFNTTAEMEKVESVLGATSFHLAYSGTELCPVYGKNGALTNRSHNDTMVICVL